In one Zymobacter palmae genomic region, the following are encoded:
- a CDS encoding glycoside hydrolase family 68 protein, with protein MKTKHTKASKTNTTATAYAPSHWTREAAAKIKATAANTIPPFNLAKLKTLMPGWHFWDWWYAMNEQNQVANVGGYTVIVGLARPVDDVESANARMVFFYSKDGLHYTAGGYLFGEKRLFDDCQEWSGSTLLRDDGKLQTFYTVAQGVELNGNWQTRQRFATAIQNVTASDAALVIDVPHYHDLLAEPDGRFYETAEQASLREVRFPTAHSRSFGSDQTENTCFRDILYYKCPRTGRRFGLFEANTGTEVCPAGSIKRAYIGSDRFEPEYEPTIDDLKANGCIGILEFTNDENTFVEFMPPLLTANLVTDEIERINIIDHDGHVYLFCVGHGNKNTLVTHNDDLSNRDYLLGFRGKSLFGPFEPMNGSGVVVQQKSLGAPYAGQEQNQQYVYSWKLVPTAKAGVFDCVGYANYSTNEIGQVVPVKSAAPTLEVRIKGLQSDIVGMKYDVQPVQEAAPQVAPSDAGTPSAGGYGHS; from the coding sequence ATGAAAACCAAGCACACTAAAGCGTCGAAGACCAACACCACGGCCACCGCTTACGCACCGTCTCACTGGACGCGCGAAGCCGCGGCCAAGATCAAAGCGACTGCGGCCAACACTATCCCGCCGTTCAATCTGGCGAAGCTCAAAACCCTGATGCCGGGCTGGCATTTTTGGGACTGGTGGTACGCCATGAACGAGCAGAACCAAGTGGCCAACGTCGGTGGCTACACCGTGATCGTCGGGCTGGCCCGTCCGGTCGATGACGTCGAAAGCGCTAATGCGCGCATGGTGTTCTTCTATTCCAAGGATGGCCTGCACTACACCGCCGGTGGCTACCTGTTCGGTGAAAAACGCCTGTTCGATGACTGTCAGGAATGGAGCGGTTCCACCCTGCTGCGTGACGACGGCAAACTGCAGACGTTCTACACCGTCGCGCAGGGCGTCGAGCTGAACGGCAACTGGCAGACCCGTCAGCGCTTCGCCACCGCCATTCAGAACGTTACGGCCTCTGATGCTGCGCTGGTGATTGATGTGCCTCACTATCACGACCTGCTCGCCGAGCCGGACGGTCGTTTCTACGAAACCGCCGAACAGGCCAGCCTCCGTGAAGTGCGATTCCCCACCGCGCATAGCCGCAGCTTCGGCTCCGATCAGACTGAAAACACCTGTTTCCGTGACATCCTCTACTACAAGTGTCCGCGTACGGGTCGCCGCTTTGGGCTGTTCGAAGCCAATACAGGTACCGAGGTGTGCCCTGCGGGGAGCATCAAGCGCGCGTACATCGGTAGCGATCGTTTTGAGCCGGAATACGAGCCGACGATCGACGACCTGAAAGCCAATGGCTGCATCGGCATTCTGGAATTCACCAACGACGAAAACACCTTCGTTGAATTCATGCCGCCGCTGCTGACCGCCAACCTTGTGACCGATGAAATCGAGCGCATCAACATCATCGACCACGATGGCCATGTGTATTTGTTCTGCGTCGGTCACGGCAACAAGAACACGCTGGTCACGCACAATGATGACCTGTCGAACCGCGACTACCTGCTCGGTTTCCGAGGCAAGTCACTGTTCGGGCCGTTCGAACCGATGAACGGTTCAGGGGTGGTCGTGCAGCAGAAGTCACTGGGCGCGCCGTACGCCGGTCAGGAACAGAACCAGCAGTACGTCTACAGCTGGAAGCTGGTACCGACCGCCAAGGCGGGTGTTTTCGACTGCGTTGGTTACGCCAACTACTCGACCAACGAAATCGGTCAGGTCGTGCCGGTGAAATCCGCCGCACCGACGCTGGAAGTGCGCATCAAAGGGCTTCAAAGCGACATAGTTGGGATGAAATACGACGTTCAACCTGTGCAGGAAGCAGCGCCGCAGGTGGCACCGTCTGATGCGGGCACGCCGTCTGCAGGTGGCTATGGTCATAGCTGA
- a CDS encoding baseplate assembly protein, with translation MIDLSTLPKPKIVEELSFEAILAERKARLLELTPASEREEMTATLARESEPITKLLEENAYRELLLRQHSNEAVLAVLIAFAGGDDLDAAAANNGVARLTLTDGSKESDADLRIRAMSAYEGMSVAGPTGAYEYHARSADGRIADVKAESPEPCDVVVTVLSKLGNGAADEDVLAAVRKALSAEDVIPCADRVTVQSATIVDYTIKATLYIYPGPEQEPIMQAAQASIEQYVQEQRRLGRDIRRSAVIGALHVTGVQHLDLFEPAQDIVLDNTQASHCIGIAITNGGTDE, from the coding sequence ATGATCGACCTGTCGACCCTGCCCAAGCCCAAGATCGTTGAAGAATTGAGTTTTGAGGCGATCCTTGCCGAGCGTAAGGCGCGCCTGCTCGAACTGACACCGGCGAGCGAGCGGGAAGAGATGACCGCCACGCTGGCGCGTGAATCAGAGCCGATCACCAAGCTGTTAGAGGAAAACGCTTACCGCGAACTGCTGCTGCGACAGCACAGCAACGAGGCGGTGCTCGCGGTGTTGATTGCCTTCGCCGGTGGCGATGATCTGGACGCGGCGGCCGCTAACAACGGGGTCGCGCGCCTGACGCTGACCGACGGCAGCAAGGAAAGCGACGCTGATCTGCGCATCCGTGCCATGTCCGCCTATGAAGGCATGTCGGTGGCAGGCCCAACCGGTGCCTATGAATATCACGCCCGCTCAGCCGATGGCCGCATCGCCGACGTGAAGGCCGAAAGCCCCGAACCATGCGATGTGGTGGTCACCGTGCTGTCAAAACTCGGCAACGGGGCCGCTGATGAGGACGTGCTGGCAGCGGTACGCAAGGCGCTGTCGGCCGAGGACGTCATTCCCTGCGCGGATCGCGTCACGGTGCAGTCGGCGACGATCGTCGACTACACGATCAAGGCCACGCTGTACATCTACCCTGGCCCCGAGCAGGAACCGATCATGCAGGCGGCACAGGCCAGCATTGAGCAGTACGTACAGGAACAGCGTCGCCTCGGACGTGACATCCGCCGTTCAGCGGTGATTGGCGCGCTGCACGTCACCGGCGTTCAGCACCTTGATCTGTTCGAACCCGCGCAGGATATCGTGCTGGACAATACGCAGGCCTCGCACTGTATCGGCATCGCGATCACCAACGGGGGCACCGATGAGTGA
- a CDS encoding phage baseplate assembly protein V, translating to MNLPDFNSADLNEIRRLLQSIVRTGKVSMVDTAVTPPCVRVESGSLHTDWIPWTTSRAAGVSHWRPPFVGEDVLLLAIGGDTGNARVIGSLYTEDNPPPERSLDKTVTVYPDSARLEYDHASSTLTATLPGQAIVTTTGAITVTSDADITAKAPQIDAMASVSATVKAPVIAATADTSITLKAPAITLDGHVTVTQGVTSAVDVTAGGISLISHQHPSVQRGSAKTDPPE from the coding sequence ATGAACCTACCTGACTTTAATTCCGCTGATCTAAACGAGATCCGCCGCTTGCTGCAAAGCATCGTGCGCACCGGCAAGGTGTCGATGGTCGACACCGCCGTAACGCCGCCCTGTGTGCGCGTCGAAAGTGGCAGCCTGCACACCGACTGGATCCCGTGGACAACCTCGCGCGCCGCAGGTGTATCGCACTGGCGGCCGCCGTTTGTTGGTGAAGACGTGCTGCTGCTGGCCATTGGCGGTGATACCGGTAACGCGCGGGTCATTGGCAGTCTTTACACCGAGGATAACCCGCCGCCCGAGCGCAGCCTCGACAAGACCGTCACGGTCTACCCCGACAGCGCACGCCTCGAATACGACCATGCGTCCAGCACCCTGACCGCCACACTGCCAGGGCAAGCGATTGTCACGACCACAGGCGCAATCACGGTAACGTCTGACGCGGACATTACGGCTAAGGCACCGCAGATCGACGCGATGGCCAGCGTCAGTGCCACAGTGAAAGCCCCAGTTATCGCCGCCACGGCGGATACCTCCATCACGCTTAAGGCACCGGCCATCACATTGGATGGGCACGTCACCGTCACCCAAGGCGTGACCTCGGCCGTCGACGTAACGGCAGGCGGCATCAGCCTGATAAGCCATCAGCATCCCAGCGTTCAGCGTGGCAGCGCGAAAACGGATCCGCCGGAGTAA
- a CDS encoding phage tail protein translates to MASFYTILTSVGQAKVANAVALGQKVNLSTLAVGDANGVTPQPDASAKALVHERRRAPLNRVEVDKDNPNFIVCEQVLPPEVGGWEIREIGVFDDEGNLIAYGNYPPTYKPLLNEGTSRTQTVRMVMQVSDTAAVTLKVDPSVVLATRQYVDDAAKASAEALKKVDESVQVNANGLKEAKQSIQQNAEHLKKVTEGLGAAASMGHNAEALDGVTADHNQTADTAQLVELRDRVGTLKEGARREVSGRGNLITTNYLKEHYYSSYTSVTFTTANDYVMRSVSGTEFKVPVAGTYMIIGHVRAWAGGDVTGAATYWMAAYMKNGEQVTKGAVGTNSSAGNRDADAPIVDVSYFNAGDVVTAGFLHTQGRPWDQIYLYSTLVMLRIGD, encoded by the coding sequence ATGGCGAGCTTTTACACGATTCTGACCAGCGTCGGGCAGGCCAAGGTGGCCAACGCCGTGGCGCTCGGCCAGAAGGTCAATCTATCGACGCTGGCCGTCGGCGATGCCAACGGCGTCACCCCGCAGCCGGATGCCAGTGCAAAAGCGCTGGTACACGAACGCCGCCGCGCGCCGCTAAACCGCGTCGAAGTGGACAAGGACAACCCGAACTTCATCGTCTGCGAGCAGGTGCTGCCTCCCGAGGTCGGCGGCTGGGAAATCCGCGAGATCGGCGTATTCGATGACGAAGGCAATTTGATCGCCTACGGCAACTACCCGCCCACCTACAAGCCGCTGCTAAACGAAGGCACAAGCCGCACCCAGACCGTGCGCATGGTGATGCAGGTCAGCGATACCGCCGCCGTCACCCTCAAGGTCGACCCCAGTGTCGTATTGGCGACGCGGCAGTACGTGGACGACGCGGCAAAGGCCAGTGCGGAAGCACTCAAAAAAGTAGATGAGTCAGTGCAGGTCAATGCCAACGGTCTGAAGGAGGCAAAACAGTCTATTCAACAGAATGCGGAACACCTGAAAAAAGTCACAGAAGGGTTAGGCGCTGCCGCAAGCATGGGGCATAACGCTGAAGCGCTGGATGGAGTGACGGCAGATCATAATCAAACGGCCGATACGGCCCAGCTTGTTGAGCTGCGCGATCGCGTCGGCACATTGAAAGAAGGTGCGCGCAGAGAGGTATCGGGTAGAGGTAATTTAATTACGACCAATTATTTAAAAGAACATTATTATTCTTCTTACACATCTGTCACTTTCACGACCGCTAACGATTATGTGATGCGGTCAGTGTCGGGTACCGAGTTCAAAGTACCTGTAGCAGGAACATATATGATAATCGGCCATGTTAGGGCGTGGGCGGGAGGAGATGTGACAGGTGCCGCCACCTACTGGATGGCTGCCTATATGAAAAATGGCGAGCAGGTGACCAAGGGGGCCGTCGGCACAAACAGTAGCGCAGGCAATCGTGATGCGGACGCCCCTATTGTGGACGTTTCGTATTTCAATGCTGGCGATGTAGTAACAGCTGGGTTTTTACATACACAGGGGCGTCCGTGGGATCAAATTTATTTATATTCCACGTTGGTGATGCTGCGCATCGGGGACTGA
- a CDS encoding phage tail assembly protein, with protein sequence MAKAKTTPAVTTTITLQQPLQRGDTEITTIELRRPSAGEMRGCQLMTLLAGDTDQVMRVASRITTPALQQHELQQMNVTDFFQISQEVTGFLVGSEMAS encoded by the coding sequence ATGGCCAAGGCAAAAACCACCCCCGCTGTCACCACCACCATCACCCTGCAGCAGCCGCTCCAGCGCGGTGATACCGAAATCACCACCATCGAACTGCGCCGCCCTAGCGCCGGTGAAATGCGCGGCTGTCAGCTGATGACGCTGCTCGCCGGTGATACCGATCAGGTGATGCGCGTCGCTTCCCGTATCACTACCCCAGCCCTGCAGCAGCACGAACTGCAGCAGATGAACGTGACTGATTTCTTCCAGATCTCGCAGGAGGTCACCGGTTTTTTAGTCGGGTCGGAAATGGCGAGCTAA
- a CDS encoding phage tail protein I — protein sequence MSDLLPPNSTALERRLANVLADLERVPIPVRSVLNPHTCHASLLPYLAWQCSVDRWDPAWPESVKRDVVASAFHIHRYKGTVAAIRRVVEPLGYLLEITHWYQMNPVGRRGTFALRVGVLDTGITDAMYAELVRLVNDAKPCSRHIVGLDLLGETRGQTFIAAAVYDGDVTTVYPYIPPETQCNGVAYAGIALDVIDTTTVYPE from the coding sequence ATGAGTGATCTACTGCCGCCCAATAGCACCGCGTTGGAGCGTCGGCTGGCCAACGTGCTGGCCGACCTTGAACGGGTGCCCATTCCCGTACGCAGCGTATTAAACCCGCACACCTGTCACGCGTCATTGCTGCCCTATCTGGCATGGCAATGCTCGGTTGACCGCTGGGATCCCGCGTGGCCGGAAAGCGTCAAGCGCGACGTGGTGGCCAGCGCGTTTCATATCCACCGCTATAAGGGCACCGTGGCCGCGATTCGGCGCGTGGTCGAGCCGCTGGGCTATCTGCTCGAAATTACCCACTGGTACCAGATGAACCCTGTGGGGCGACGCGGCACCTTCGCCCTGCGCGTGGGCGTACTCGACACCGGTATTACCGATGCGATGTATGCCGAACTAGTGCGGCTGGTCAACGATGCCAAGCCCTGCAGTCGCCATATTGTCGGCCTTGATCTGCTGGGCGAAACGCGTGGCCAGACCTTTATCGCGGCAGCGGTCTATGACGGCGATGTGACCACCGTCTATCCCTACATTCCCCCTGAAACCCAGTGCAACGGCGTCGCCTACGCCGGTATTGCGCTGGACGTCATCGACACCACCACCGTCTATCCGGAGTAA
- the lysC gene encoding Rz1-like lysis system protein LysC (LysC is an Rz1-like component of a phage lytic system, substantially overlapping although not fully embedded in the gene for the Rz-like LysB component.), whose translation MSLPACTNTAPSLAPPVTVTTCAIPEPCVLPAARPKANGDLRRQLDDTLEAWGLCAARVDRVIECLGENQQ comes from the coding sequence ATGAGCTTGCCCGCCTGTACCAACACGGCCCCCTCACTGGCACCGCCGGTTACCGTGACTACCTGCGCGATACCCGAGCCGTGCGTACTGCCCGCCGCACGCCCCAAGGCCAACGGTGACCTGCGCCGTCAGCTTGATGACACCCTCGAAGCGTGGGGGTTATGCGCCGCCCGTGTCGATCGCGTCATTGAGTGTTTAGGAGAGAATCAGCAATGA
- a CDS encoding phage tail sheath subtilisin-like domain-containing protein, which yields MALDSYHHGVRVVESNDGTLAIKTVSTSVIGVVCTAKDADPAVFPLNTPVLCNSLSKAIGSAGKQGTLRRTLSVIDALVSTTVIVVRVDDGDGDDAIKANLIGGTDANGRRTGMQALLDAESRTGVKPRILAVPELSYPEVATALGAICKKLRAFGYVHARGCNTAQDAIKYRDLLGVRELMVIWPSFDWFDTATAANSVIAPEAFAVGLRAQIDKNIGWHKTLSNVVMSGPLGIEPPVSFDLQDSDNDAGLLNAKQVTTLVRYSGFRFWGSRTCDQNGKFVFENYTRTAQILADTIAEAEAAHVDATLTPALVKDILSGINNKLRSLVRQGYLMGGKAWMAEDNSKEQLADGRLRIAYDYTPVPPLEDLGFTQTITDEYLADFTQQVSAG from the coding sequence ATGGCTCTCGATTCATATCACCACGGGGTGCGCGTCGTCGAATCCAACGACGGTACGCTCGCCATCAAGACCGTGTCCACGTCGGTCATCGGCGTGGTCTGTACGGCCAAGGACGCTGATCCGGCCGTGTTCCCACTCAATACCCCTGTGCTGTGCAACAGTCTGTCTAAGGCGATCGGCAGTGCCGGTAAGCAGGGCACGCTGCGCCGTACGCTGTCTGTCATTGATGCGCTGGTCTCAACGACTGTGATCGTTGTGCGCGTCGACGATGGCGACGGTGACGATGCAATCAAGGCCAACCTGATCGGTGGCACTGATGCCAACGGCCGCCGCACGGGCATGCAGGCGCTGCTGGATGCGGAGTCTCGCACTGGCGTCAAACCCCGCATTCTGGCAGTGCCCGAGTTGAGCTATCCCGAGGTGGCCACCGCACTGGGCGCGATCTGCAAGAAACTGCGCGCGTTCGGTTATGTCCATGCGCGCGGCTGCAACACCGCGCAGGACGCGATCAAATACCGCGACCTACTCGGCGTGCGTGAGCTGATGGTGATCTGGCCCTCGTTCGACTGGTTCGATACCGCCACTGCCGCCAACAGCGTCATTGCGCCGGAAGCCTTCGCGGTGGGCCTGCGCGCGCAGATCGACAAGAACATCGGCTGGCACAAAACCCTATCTAACGTGGTCATGAGTGGCCCGCTGGGCATTGAGCCGCCGGTCTCGTTCGACCTGCAGGACTCGGACAACGATGCGGGACTACTGAACGCCAAGCAGGTCACTACGCTGGTGCGCTATTCAGGCTTCCGCTTTTGGGGCAGCCGTACCTGCGACCAGAACGGCAAGTTCGTGTTCGAGAACTACACCCGCACCGCCCAGATTTTGGCCGATACGATCGCCGAAGCCGAAGCGGCACACGTCGATGCCACGCTCACCCCTGCCCTCGTCAAAGACATCCTGTCCGGCATTAACAACAAGCTGCGCTCACTGGTGCGTCAGGGCTACCTAATGGGCGGCAAGGCATGGATGGCCGAAGACAACAGCAAGGAACAGCTGGCCGATGGCCGCCTGCGCATTGCCTACGACTACACACCCGTGCCGCCGCTCGAAGACCTCGGCTTTACCCAGACCATCACCGACGAATACCTCGCCGACTTCACGCAGCAAGTTAGCGCAGGGTAA
- a CDS encoding lysozyme, translating into MKAHVKKVIGGAAIVIAGAFIAPWEGKRNTAYVDIAGVLTVCYGHTGPDVHRGLRVTDDECKRLLSEDLAEALTVVNRSVTAPMSEPRKAGLASFVFNVGETKFKRSTLLQMLNAEHPAACDQLLRWIYVYDPVTGQYVVNDGIRQRRTEERELCLYE; encoded by the coding sequence ATGAAGGCGCACGTTAAGAAAGTGATCGGCGGGGCCGCCATCGTGATTGCGGGGGCGTTCATTGCACCGTGGGAAGGCAAACGCAACACCGCCTACGTCGATATCGCGGGCGTGCTGACCGTGTGCTACGGCCACACCGGCCCCGATGTTCATCGCGGCCTGCGCGTCACCGATGACGAGTGCAAGCGGCTATTGAGTGAGGATCTGGCCGAAGCACTGACCGTCGTTAATCGCAGCGTGACCGCGCCGATGTCGGAACCCCGCAAGGCAGGGCTGGCCTCGTTTGTGTTCAACGTGGGCGAAACCAAGTTCAAACGCTCGACGCTGCTGCAAATGCTGAATGCCGAACATCCGGCCGCCTGCGATCAGCTGCTGCGTTGGATCTACGTCTATGACCCTGTGACGGGGCAATACGTCGTCAATGACGGTATTCGCCAGCGGCGCACCGAAGAACGGGAGTTGTGTCTTTATGAGTAA
- a CDS encoding GpE family phage tail protein: MADIAMVFHWPPSEMNDFSLEELMDWRERARLRHCGDEE, from the coding sequence ATGGCAGATATTGCGATGGTCTTCCACTGGCCACCTTCCGAAATGAACGACTTCTCACTGGAAGAACTGATGGACTGGCGGGAACGTGCCCGCCTTCGCCACTGTGGCGATGAAGAATGA
- a CDS encoding phage virion morphogenesis protein: MDDLNLLEGWVQPLINGLDRKSRTAMARQIAREVRKEQQQRIKAQRNPDGTAYVPRRKQRNKRGKIKRAAMFSKIRTARYMKATATANGATIQFVGPVAKIAEVHQYGLRDKIDRHKPRTHKYDARQLLGVTPKTRRIVSDVVLNDLPRR, encoded by the coding sequence ATGGACGATCTAAACCTGCTGGAAGGCTGGGTACAGCCGTTGATCAACGGGTTGGATCGCAAATCACGTACGGCAATGGCTCGCCAGATCGCGCGCGAAGTGCGCAAAGAACAGCAGCAACGGATCAAAGCCCAGCGTAACCCCGACGGCACGGCTTACGTCCCCCGCCGCAAGCAACGCAATAAACGCGGCAAGATCAAGCGTGCCGCCATGTTTTCTAAGATCCGCACTGCCCGCTACATGAAGGCCACTGCCACCGCCAACGGGGCCACGATTCAGTTTGTCGGGCCGGTGGCCAAGATCGCCGAAGTCCACCAGTACGGCCTGCGCGATAAGATCGACCGCCATAAACCCCGCACGCATAAATACGATGCCCGTCAGCTATTAGGGGTTACGCCGAAGACGCGCCGCATCGTCTCCGACGTCGTGCTAAATGATCTTCCGCGTCGGTGA
- a CDS encoding phage tail protein encodes MKKLHDVRQFLLTTLPEYQRNPDQIVTLVEDGKIEFHRGPSLSHGYTYTAQIVLLDYSRDVDHIVVPLLMWMQRFEPDVDPHEAIQFEAEILDEGVVDLILRIRFNERVVAKASEETGKIDIEHKAPAFDIGLPETRTWTLVTADNAEGSEWTI; translated from the coding sequence ATGAAGAAACTGCACGACGTGCGGCAGTTCCTACTGACCACATTGCCCGAATACCAACGCAATCCCGACCAGATCGTGACGCTGGTCGAGGACGGCAAGATCGAATTCCATCGCGGCCCCAGCCTCTCGCACGGCTACACGTACACTGCGCAGATCGTGCTACTGGACTACAGCCGAGACGTTGACCATATCGTGGTGCCGCTACTGATGTGGATGCAGCGCTTTGAGCCGGACGTTGATCCCCACGAAGCGATCCAGTTCGAGGCGGAAATACTGGATGAGGGCGTGGTCGATCTGATCCTGCGCATCCGCTTCAATGAACGTGTGGTGGCCAAGGCCAGCGAAGAAACCGGCAAAATCGACATCGAGCACAAAGCACCGGCGTTCGATATCGGCCTGCCGGAAACGCGCACATGGACACTGGTGACGGCGGATAATGCTGAGGGGTCAGAATGGACGATCTAA
- a CDS encoding phage major tail tube protein, with the protein MSLPKVLKAFNVRVDGEGWLGEAESIELPKLTRKTEEWRGGGMEGAVDLDMGQDKLEATVSCGGLMEAAFKHYGDLSVSKVPLMFYGSYEGDDGESAVEVEMRGRWTEIDMGTGKAGDKTEHKFKASLSYYKLVIDGTTKIEIDLVNMVFMVEGVDRLEARRRALQLS; encoded by the coding sequence ATGTCACTTCCAAAGGTACTAAAAGCATTCAACGTCCGCGTTGACGGCGAGGGCTGGCTGGGTGAAGCGGAATCCATCGAACTGCCCAAGCTCACTCGTAAAACCGAAGAATGGCGCGGTGGCGGCATGGAAGGTGCCGTCGACCTCGATATGGGGCAGGACAAGCTCGAAGCCACAGTGAGCTGTGGCGGGCTGATGGAGGCCGCCTTCAAGCACTACGGCGATCTATCCGTTTCCAAGGTACCGCTGATGTTCTACGGCTCGTACGAAGGCGATGACGGTGAAAGTGCCGTCGAAGTCGAGATGCGCGGTCGCTGGACAGAAATCGACATGGGAACCGGCAAGGCCGGTGACAAAACCGAGCACAAATTCAAAGCGTCGCTTAGCTACTACAAGCTGGTTATCGACGGCACGACCAAGATCGAAATCGACCTTGTAAACATGGTGTTCATGGTCGAAGGCGTCGACCGCCTCGAAGCGCGCCGCCGTGCGCTGCAGCTGTCCTGA
- a CDS encoding DNA adenine methylase has translation MVAPIIPWMGGKRRLADRIFPRFPDHSCYVEPFAGGAALFFLRQPAEVEVLNDINGELVNLYRVVQNHLEEFVRQFKWALSSRQMFEWHKTTRPETLTDIQRAARFYYLQQNGFGACVPARSFGTATTTPPKLNLLRLEETLSAAHLRLSSAYIEHLSWQQCIERYDRPHTLFYMDPPYWQTGGYGVDFGAHEYEEMASLLKRLKGKAIVSLNDHPDVRRWFADFHIEDTGIKYTVGGGKGSEAREVLIFSWDIEAEPAGLF, from the coding sequence ATGGTGGCCCCGATAATTCCGTGGATGGGCGGTAAGCGTCGCTTGGCAGACCGCATCTTTCCCCGCTTCCCCGATCACTCCTGTTACGTCGAGCCGTTCGCCGGTGGTGCTGCCCTGTTCTTTCTGCGGCAGCCCGCCGAGGTCGAGGTATTGAACGACATCAACGGCGAGCTGGTGAACCTGTACCGCGTGGTGCAAAACCACCTTGAAGAGTTCGTGCGGCAATTCAAATGGGCGTTGAGTAGTCGCCAGATGTTCGAGTGGCATAAGACCACTCGCCCCGAAACGCTGACCGATATCCAGCGCGCCGCCCGCTTTTACTACCTGCAGCAGAATGGTTTTGGTGCCTGCGTTCCTGCTCGTAGTTTCGGCACAGCAACCACGACGCCACCTAAGTTAAACCTGCTGCGTTTGGAAGAAACCTTGTCGGCTGCACACCTTCGCTTATCTAGCGCCTATATCGAGCATCTGTCGTGGCAGCAGTGCATTGAGCGCTACGACCGTCCGCACACGCTGTTCTACATGGATCCACCCTACTGGCAGACAGGAGGCTATGGCGTGGACTTTGGCGCACACGAGTACGAAGAGATGGCCAGCCTACTGAAACGCCTCAAAGGCAAGGCCATCGTTAGCCTCAATGACCACCCTGACGTGCGCCGCTGGTTCGCAGATTTTCATATCGAGGACACAGGAATTAAGTACACGGTGGGAGGTGGTAAGGGTTCAGAGGCACGCGAGGTGCTGATCTTCAGCTGGGACATCGAGGCCGAACCGGCAGGGCTGTTTTAG
- a CDS encoding GPW/gp25 family protein translates to MSMSKASGKALARRDSITQSIGDIVMTPIGTRLMRRDYGSIVPFLIDQPLNGLTQLRVASAIVDALARWESRVEISRIESLEQQGAHLQLQLRLHDVNAGQQYSETLSLASPS, encoded by the coding sequence ATGTCGATGAGTAAAGCCTCGGGCAAGGCACTGGCCCGCCGCGACAGCATCACCCAGAGCATCGGCGACATTGTGATGACGCCGATCGGCACCCGCCTGATGCGCCGTGACTACGGCAGCATCGTGCCCTTTCTGATCGACCAGCCGCTTAACGGCCTAACCCAGTTGCGCGTAGCGTCAGCCATTGTCGATGCGCTGGCGCGCTGGGAATCGCGCGTCGAGATCAGCCGTATTGAAAGCCTCGAACAGCAAGGCGCACACCTGCAGCTGCAGTTACGCCTGCACGATGTCAACGCGGGCCAGCAGTATTCTGAAACCCTGTCACTTGCGAGTCCGTCATGA